ggggtagaggaggcagaAAGCCTGATCTAAATATTGCTTTATCTGGAAGAGCGGGGGAGGAGCAGAGAATGTGAGAAAgggggggagtgagagaaagaggggaggagggggagggcagCTGCGTCCGACACACCATTCCTACACCTGCAACAGGTAGGCCAAGGGGCAGGACCTGTAGGTGAGACTCATAACATGATAGGGGAGGCAGGTGAAGAAGGGGTGGAGCTGGAGTCAAGGAGGGGAGAGTGTTCCTACGGGCCCCCTGCCAgcaagagggagagcagggaggaagTCTGTCCACAGAGCACTTCCGGGTCATTGGTTCGCCTCCGATGAGATTAGATCCCCCTCTACAATGTAAAGCAGTTTGAGTACCGGGGTGTTCTCTGTATAAATCCAAGGTGGAACCTCCAGGGGCTAGCCTCCTCTCAGGGGACAGTCTGCTCTGGGCTGCCTGGGAAAGGTGCTCCTCtgtggggaagaggagagaacaaGAGGCCCCGGAAGAGATCTCCTTATGGTAGAGATGGACAGATTGACTCTCCTTGTCATCTCCCACCTCTTCCTATTGCTCGGccttctccctcctttccttcttAAAGTCGTGATGAAGACAACCtttttctccctttcctccttcctctcttccctctttctcttcctctccctccttccctcttggTAGACCTTGTTTAGTTGAGCCAGATTGTGAATAGCTAGCCATGGTTCAGACCACTGTCGCAGTCTGGGAGGGGTGATACAGGACTGGTCCACTGGACTCAGCTCACATGGGGAGaatctgctgctgctgccactccCCCTCTTACCTGGGATGAGATAAGAAAGGATGAGACAGGTTCCTGAGATGTTTaacaccttccctccctccctctaacctgaTCCTCTGAAATTGAACACATTCTCTCCCTCAAGTGAGTTGGGTGAGCCTGTCTTGACGATGATGTCAGAGGGTGACATGCAGGTGACAGGTGATGCATCGGGAGACGGCAGAACGTTCAGATAGCGCCTCGTCACCGGCCCTCCGCTCACATCCATCTccgtggtgatgatgatgatgtcacgGCCTTTGGCGCGGCATGCGTCCAGCAGCACCTGGGGGTATGTAATGGTCAGTTATAATAAtttcaccacacacacagtcttgtataactaaccttttGGGGGGACAcatttcagtcccattcaaaatactattttccctaacccataCCCTTAACCCAAAAATCTAACTctgaacctaattctaaccctaacactaattctaaccttaacactaaaccccctagaaatagcatttcaccttgtggggaccaacaatatgtccccagttggtcaaatgtttgtatgtttactattcttgtggggacttctggtccccacaagtatagttaaacatgtccacacacactTCCTCCCTCCTGACCTGTAGTGTAGGCTGGTGCTGTGCGTTGATAGCGTAGACCATAGCTGAAGCTCCAGAGTAGTCCTCCATAGTGGGGTCAGCTCCAgctgagaggagagtagaggctAGCTGAGCTCCAGCCCTCTCCATACAGGAATACAGCTCTCCTTTAAAGGCAGACACAGACCTGGTTGTCTAGTAGGTATCTGAGCAGTTTCAGGGTTCCAGGTCCAGTGGTTCCCCTCTCAGGGCTTTACACGCAGCCAGGAGAGGAGTCTCTCCTCCTGGGTTTCTCTCGTTGACCTGAGCACCCCCCTCCAGGAGCAGCCTAACGAGGCGAAGCTTCCCCAGCCTAGCT
The Salmo salar chromosome ssa16, Ssal_v3.1, whole genome shotgun sequence DNA segment above includes these coding regions:
- the LOC106574587 gene encoding LOW QUALITY PROTEIN: ankyrin repeat domain-containing protein 34B-like (The sequence of the model RefSeq protein was modified relative to this genomic sequence to represent the inferred CDS: substituted 2 bases at 2 genomic stop codons), with translation MLTHYLTFACLFDCLSLFLTISLPFPLLQTMSVPQDLLPDGSPLIGAARLGKLRLVRLLLEGGAQVNERNPGGETPLLAACKALRGEPLDLEPXNCSDTYXTTRSVSAFKGELYSCMERAGAQLASTLLSAGADPTMEDYSGASAMVYAINAQHQPTLQVLLDACRAKGRDIIIITTEMDVSGGPVTRRYLNVLPSPDASPVTCMSPSDIIVKTGSPNSLEGENVFNFRGSGKRGSGSSSRFSPCELSPVDQSCITPPRLRQWSEPWLAIHNLAQLNKVYQEGRRERKRKREERKEEREKKVVFITTLRRKGGRRPSNRKRWEMTRRVNLSISTIRRSLPGPLVLSSSPQRSTFPRQPRADCPLRGG